One Mesorhizobium sp. J428 DNA segment encodes these proteins:
- a CDS encoding PhoH family protein codes for MAHIVLTFDNNKHASAIYGQFDQNLALIEQKLGVDLRSKGNQLSVRGSTVAAEQARRALDYLYERAQKGSEIAPSDVEGAIRMAVAADDQLTLPTLERKGRLAAAQISTRKRTIYARTPNQDAYMRALERSELVFGIGPAGTGKTYLAVAHAAMLLERGMVERIILSRPAVEAGERLGFLPGDMKEKVDPYLRPLYDALYDMMPSDKVERALTAGVIEIAPLAFMRGRTLAHAAVILDESQNTTSMQMKMFLTRLGEGARMIVTGDPTQVDLPANTKSGLVEALKILDGVPGIVTVRFNDADVVRHPLVAEIVRAYDRAGADKGAV; via the coding sequence ATGGCGCACATCGTCCTGACTTTCGACAACAACAAGCACGCCAGCGCGATCTACGGCCAGTTCGACCAGAATCTGGCCCTGATTGAGCAGAAGCTCGGCGTCGACCTGCGCTCCAAGGGCAACCAGCTCTCGGTGCGCGGCTCCACCGTGGCCGCCGAGCAGGCGCGCCGCGCGCTCGACTATCTCTATGAGCGCGCGCAGAAGGGCTCGGAGATAGCCCCGTCGGACGTCGAGGGTGCGATCCGGATGGCGGTCGCGGCCGACGACCAGCTGACGCTTCCGACGCTGGAGCGCAAGGGCCGGCTCGCCGCCGCGCAGATCTCGACCCGCAAGCGCACCATCTACGCCCGCACGCCCAACCAGGACGCCTATATGCGCGCGCTTGAGCGCTCGGAGCTTGTCTTCGGCATCGGCCCGGCCGGCACCGGCAAGACCTATCTCGCGGTGGCGCACGCGGCCATGCTGCTCGAACGCGGCATGGTGGAGCGGATCATCCTGTCGCGCCCCGCGGTCGAGGCGGGCGAACGGCTCGGATTCCTGCCCGGCGACATGAAGGAGAAGGTCGACCCTTATCTGCGGCCCCTCTACGACGCGCTCTACGACATGATGCCGTCGGACAAGGTGGAGCGGGCGCTCACCGCCGGCGTGATCGAGATCGCGCCGCTGGCCTTCATGCGCGGCCGCACGCTGGCGCACGCAGCCGTCATCCTGGACGAGTCGCAGAACACGACGTCGATGCAGATGAAGATGTTCCTGACGCGCCTCGGCGAGGGTGCGCGCATGATCGTCACGGGCGATCCGACGCAGGTCGACCTGCCGGCCAACACCAAGTCCGGTCTCGTCGAGGCGTTGAAGATCCTCGACGGCGTGCCGGGCATCGTCACGGTGCGCTTCAACGATGCCGACGTGGTGCGCCATCCGCTCGTCGCCGAGATCGTGCGTGCCTACGACCGCGCCGGCGCCGACAAGGGCGCCGTCTGA
- the ybeY gene encoding rRNA maturation RNase YbeY yields the protein MPRASAKSSATGLPVVEIEFSVEAGEWPAEAELAALGDRAVAAALPELGAKGSRSELSILFTDDAHIRTLNAEWRGKDKATNVLSFPAFPVRPGDALPPMLGDIVLAAETVRAESALESKPFDHHLTHLVVHGLLHLLGYDHETDEEAEEMEALERRILARLAIADPYAVTDEA from the coding sequence ATGCCGCGCGCTTCCGCAAAATCTTCGGCCACCGGTCTCCCGGTGGTCGAGATCGAATTTTCGGTAGAGGCCGGCGAGTGGCCGGCCGAGGCCGAACTCGCAGCGCTCGGCGATCGGGCCGTAGCGGCCGCGCTGCCCGAACTCGGCGCGAAAGGAAGCCGCAGCGAGCTCAGCATCCTTTTCACCGACGACGCGCATATCCGCACCCTCAACGCCGAGTGGCGCGGCAAGGACAAGGCGACCAACGTCCTGTCTTTCCCTGCTTTTCCGGTCCGGCCCGGCGATGCGCTGCCGCCGATGCTGGGTGACATCGTGCTCGCCGCCGAGACGGTCCGCGCCGAATCGGCACTGGAATCGAAGCCCTTCGACCACCATCTGACCCATCTCGTGGTGCACGGCCTGCTGCATCTTCTGGGCTACGACCACGAGACGGACGAGGAGGCGGAAGAGATGGAAGCGCTGGAACGTCGTATTCTTGCGAGGCTTGCCATCGCCGACCCCTATGCGGTAACGGATGAAGCCTGA
- a CDS encoding hemolysin family protein, whose amino-acid sequence MNDTSDSSAPAGSPRDQAGADTSGDPQNTPARTSPRTSLFDGLLHFFRGRNGNTLREDLADALSEAAPDGASFTPAERAMLNNILRLREVRVEDVMIPRTDIEAVEIGTTLGEVMELFEESGHSRMPVYAETLDDPRGMIHIRDVVGHLTRTARQKKGRGARKADPSGLDLAQVDLKRPIGDLGLTRSVLFVPASMLASDLMARMQATRTQMALVIDEYGGTDGLVSLEDIVEMVVGDIEDEHDDDDEPLITQTGDGVFVVDAKAEIDEVAEKVGGDFTAGEHGDYVDTIGGLIFSTLGRIPARGEVVRAVPGYEFHVLDADPRRVKRVRIVQVKAAEPRRRARPAKEETAKPEVAEPEAGPEQ is encoded by the coding sequence ATGAACGACACTTCGGATAGCTCTGCGCCAGCGGGTTCGCCCCGCGACCAGGCGGGGGCGGACACCTCGGGCGACCCGCAAAATACGCCCGCGCGGACGTCTCCGCGCACCTCGCTCTTCGACGGGCTTCTGCATTTCTTCCGTGGCCGCAACGGCAACACGCTGCGCGAGGACCTTGCCGACGCGCTGTCAGAGGCGGCGCCCGACGGCGCATCCTTCACGCCCGCCGAGCGCGCGATGCTCAACAACATCCTGCGCCTGCGCGAGGTCCGCGTCGAGGACGTGATGATCCCGCGCACCGACATCGAGGCGGTGGAGATCGGCACGACGTTGGGCGAAGTAATGGAGCTCTTCGAGGAATCCGGCCATTCGCGCATGCCGGTCTATGCAGAGACGCTGGACGATCCGCGCGGCATGATCCACATCCGCGACGTCGTCGGCCACCTCACCCGCACCGCGCGGCAGAAGAAGGGTCGCGGCGCGCGCAAGGCCGATCCGTCGGGGCTCGACCTCGCCCAGGTCGACCTGAAGCGGCCGATCGGCGATCTCGGCCTGACCCGATCGGTGCTGTTCGTGCCGGCCTCGATGCTGGCCTCCGACCTGATGGCGCGCATGCAGGCCACCCGCACCCAGATGGCCCTCGTCATCGACGAATATGGCGGTACCGATGGCCTCGTTTCGCTGGAAGACATTGTCGAGATGGTCGTCGGCGACATCGAGGACGAGCACGACGATGACGACGAGCCGCTGATCACCCAGACCGGCGACGGCGTCTTCGTGGTAGATGCCAAGGCCGAGATCGACGAGGTCGCCGAGAAGGTCGGCGGCGACTTCACCGCCGGCGAGCATGGCGACTATGTCGACACGATCGGCGGCCTGATCTTCTCGACGCTCGGACGCATCCCGGCGCGTGGCGAGGTCGTCCGCGCCGTGCCCGGATACGAGTTCCACGTGCTCGACGCCGATCCGCGCCGCGTGAAGCGCGTGCGCATCGTCCAGGTGAAGGCGGCAGAGCCGCGTCGCCGTGCGCGGCCGGCGAAGGAAGAGACAGCGAAGCCCGAGGTTGCCGAGCCGGAGGCCGGCCCGGAGCAGTAG
- a CDS encoding ABC transporter ATP-binding protein: MAHIRLDNVTKTFGAHTALKNLNLEIADGEFFVLLGETGAGKTTTLRIIAGLEKPTEGRVLIDGVDVADWGAAERDVALVLQQYSLYPRYTVKQNLEFPLKSKLRRVPDSEIAERVAKAAKTLRIEHLLQRKTDRLSGGEMQRVSIGRAIVRKPRVFLMDEPLSALDAKLREALRTELKNIQMNLGQTFLFVTHDQIEAMSMGDKIGVLNNGALVQVGTPQEIYANPKNTFVARSVGSPPMNLVNGRLVAGRAVVAPGFELPAGAAAAGAADRPLTFGIRPEDVQVEQGAPVTAKVHDVENHGVEKILTLRVGDNMLRATVPARTSLSIEDEVRFGWNPDKLTIFDQASGLSLKHAS, from the coding sequence ATGGCCCATATCCGTCTCGACAACGTCACCAAGACCTTCGGCGCCCACACCGCGCTCAAGAACCTCAACCTCGAGATCGCCGACGGCGAGTTCTTCGTGCTGCTCGGCGAGACCGGCGCTGGCAAGACAACGACGCTGCGCATCATCGCCGGCCTCGAAAAGCCCACCGAGGGACGCGTTCTCATCGACGGCGTCGACGTGGCCGACTGGGGCGCGGCGGAGCGCGACGTGGCGCTGGTTCTGCAGCAATACTCGCTCTACCCGCGCTACACGGTGAAGCAGAACCTCGAATTCCCGCTGAAATCCAAGCTGCGGCGCGTGCCGGACAGCGAGATCGCCGAGCGGGTGGCCAAGGCGGCAAAGACGCTGCGGATCGAGCACCTGCTCCAGCGCAAGACCGACCGGCTGTCGGGCGGCGAGATGCAGCGCGTCTCGATCGGCCGCGCGATCGTGCGCAAGCCGCGCGTGTTCCTGATGGACGAGCCGCTGTCGGCGCTCGACGCCAAGCTGCGCGAGGCACTGCGCACCGAGCTCAAGAACATCCAGATGAATCTCGGCCAGACCTTCCTGTTCGTGACCCACGACCAGATCGAGGCGATGTCGATGGGCGACAAGATCGGCGTGCTGAACAACGGCGCGCTGGTGCAGGTGGGCACGCCGCAGGAGATCTACGCCAACCCGAAGAACACCTTCGTCGCCCGCTCGGTCGGCTCGCCGCCAATGAACCTGGTCAACGGCCGCCTCGTCGCGGGCCGCGCCGTGGTCGCGCCGGGGTTCGAACTGCCCGCGGGAGCCGCTGCCGCCGGCGCGGCGGACCGGCCGCTCACCTTCGGCATCCGCCCGGAGGACGTGCAGGTGGAACAGGGAGCGCCGGTGACGGCCAAGGTGCACGATGTCGAGAACCACGGCGTCGAGAAGATCCTGACGCTGCGCGTCGGCGACAACATGCTGCGCGCGACGGTTCCCGCCCGCACCAGCCTGTCGATCGAGGACGAGGTGCGGTTCGGCTGGAATCCGGACAAGCTGACGATCTTCGACCAGGCCAGCGGACTGAGCCTCAAGCACGCGAGCTGA
- a CDS encoding carbohydrate ABC transporter permease translates to MAAVQTSTEKGLNRLAIVAVLVVTMIFLAPIYWIASTAFKPRNLATTIPPTVMFTPEISPFVKLFTKRSQLRAPPTTEEYEAAPWWERLVFDGGEKVVRSGRGEVQWSGYPSRFMNSLIIAITSTVLAVGMGTLTAYGFSRFKVKGEGDLLFFILSTRMLPPVVVAIPMFLMYRAVGLNDTHWGLIILYTAFNLSFSVWLMKGFIDEIPKEYEEAALVDGYTRMEAFFKIVLPEAATGIAATAVFCFITAWNEYAFALIMTNRRAQTAPPFIPSQVGSGLPDWTVIASGTFLFLLPVAIFTFLLRNHLLRGMSFGAIRK, encoded by the coding sequence ATGGCTGCTGTCCAGACCTCCACCGAAAAGGGCCTGAACCGGCTGGCGATCGTTGCGGTGCTCGTCGTGACGATGATCTTCCTGGCGCCGATCTACTGGATCGCCTCGACCGCCTTCAAGCCGCGCAACCTTGCCACGACGATCCCGCCGACCGTGATGTTCACGCCCGAGATCTCGCCCTTCGTCAAGCTGTTCACCAAGCGCTCGCAGCTGCGCGCGCCGCCCACCACCGAGGAATACGAAGCCGCGCCGTGGTGGGAGCGGCTGGTGTTCGACGGCGGCGAGAAGGTCGTGCGCTCCGGCCGGGGCGAAGTTCAGTGGTCCGGCTATCCGAGCCGGTTCATGAACTCGCTGATCATCGCCATCACCTCGACGGTGCTTGCGGTGGGGATGGGCACGCTCACCGCCTACGGCTTCTCCCGCTTCAAGGTGAAGGGCGAGGGCGACCTGCTGTTCTTCATCCTGTCGACGCGCATGCTGCCGCCGGTCGTCGTCGCGATCCCGATGTTCCTGATGTATCGGGCGGTTGGTCTCAACGACACCCATTGGGGTCTGATCATCCTCTACACCGCCTTCAACCTCTCCTTCTCGGTGTGGCTGATGAAAGGCTTCATCGACGAGATCCCGAAGGAATATGAGGAGGCAGCCCTCGTCGACGGCTACACGCGCATGGAGGCCTTCTTCAAGATCGTGCTGCCCGAGGCCGCCACCGGCATCGCCGCAACCGCCGTCTTCTGCTTCATCACGGCCTGGAACGAATATGCCTTCGCCCTGATCATGACCAACCGCCGCGCGCAGACCGCGCCGCCCTTCATCCCCAGCCAGGTCGGCTCTGGCCTGCCCGACTGGACCGTGATCGCGTCTGGCACCTTCCTGTTCCTGCTGCCGGTGGCGATCTTCACCTTCCTCCTGCGCAACCACCTGCTGCGCGGCATGAGCTTCGGGGCGATCCGCAAATGA
- a CDS encoding carbohydrate ABC transporter permease, translating to MATAALTTLDPTSRAASRGMSDLAIRNLFIIPTIVFLIVFNIFPLLYSLGYSFTDFRASGSAAANFVGLQNYRELLNDPYIWANFSITAKYVIVSVVGQVIVGFGTAMLLNRDIPLKGLITTLLLLPMMLSMAVVGLFWKLLYDPSFGIINYALGLGNFEWLANPDMALYAVALTDIWMWSPFVMLLSLAGLSAVPKHLYEAAAIDRAGPIYTFFRITLPLVAPILMIAIIFRTMEAFKTFDLAYILTSQPTTEVISIRLYKMAFQTWETGRSCALAYIMLIMVLAITNIYVKYLNKVKER from the coding sequence TTGGCCACGGCAGCATTGACCACGCTCGACCCCACATCGCGCGCCGCCTCCCGCGGCATGAGCGACCTTGCGATCCGCAATCTCTTCATCATTCCGACGATCGTCTTCCTGATCGTCTTCAACATCTTCCCGCTGCTCTATTCGCTCGGCTACTCGTTCACCGATTTCCGCGCGTCGGGCAGCGCCGCGGCCAACTTCGTCGGCTTGCAGAACTACCGCGAGCTGCTCAACGACCCGTACATCTGGGCGAACTTCTCGATCACGGCCAAATATGTGATCGTCTCGGTGGTGGGCCAGGTGATCGTCGGCTTCGGCACGGCGATGCTGCTCAACCGCGACATTCCTCTCAAGGGCCTGATCACGACGCTGCTGCTCCTGCCGATGATGCTGTCGATGGCGGTCGTCGGCCTGTTCTGGAAGCTGCTCTACGATCCGTCCTTCGGCATCATCAACTACGCGCTCGGGCTCGGCAATTTCGAATGGCTGGCCAATCCCGACATGGCGCTCTACGCGGTGGCGCTGACCGACATCTGGATGTGGTCGCCCTTCGTGATGCTCCTGTCGCTCGCCGGCCTCTCGGCGGTGCCGAAGCATCTCTACGAGGCGGCTGCGATCGACCGCGCCGGACCGATCTACACCTTCTTCCGCATCACGCTGCCGCTGGTCGCGCCGATCCTGATGATCGCGATCATCTTCCGCACGATGGAAGCGTTCAAGACCTTCGACCTGGCCTACATCCTGACCAGCCAGCCGACGACCGAAGTGATCTCGATCCGGCTCTACAAGATGGCCTTCCAGACCTGGGAAACGGGCCGCTCCTGCGCGCTCGCCTACATCATGCTCATCATGGTTCTGGCCATCACCAACATCTACGTCAAATACCTGAACAAGGTGAAGGAGCGCTGA
- a CDS encoding alpha/beta hydrolase, which translates to MRSGLAAAACAVLLAMGAAPAAALDIMLDARVAEATAKGDTAAALGIIDAALAAETDPAIVEDLLRRRAVVHSEAGQAKEAGEAWARLAAKLAERLKDKAPELIPVWEKAGAEFEKAGETGPAVDAYARALAIVESAGLDPSVAAETYAKLDKLAENAPDGLVADQAIDALEAFADYRQDFADKAAGGLRDTSDPDKGYKEVKIYYATDRARSGSELPGEFYGGQRGTALELGTAVVSIPLDHRPGQIEAPSIWSFDFREDPQRHIVLASVTPSANEAVFAQMREQMAKTPAKEAFVFVHGFNVPFNEAAMRTAQMAYDMNFEGLPILYSWPSRGSVLSYIADTAVVNLSGRRLSLFLEDVVAKSGATRIHLIAHSMGNRALTDALELFALRNKDKPPAFDQVLFTAPDLDAGLFGEMVKTIRPTAQRITLYASNRDWALAVSRQLHGDAPRAGQGGNDILRLADVDSIDMTTIGEDMLAHSYYANNPSALTDILSLFWRDAPPEQRCGMTKSTTDKGAYWAYSPEPCDSAALLSTLSILRRGSVKSANEARTFLNSYILSPTIDAGERSRLEQALGRLFGKS; encoded by the coding sequence ATGAGATCCGGTCTGGCCGCGGCGGCATGTGCCGTCCTCCTGGCGATGGGCGCGGCACCGGCTGCTGCCCTCGACATCATGCTGGACGCCCGTGTCGCCGAGGCGACCGCAAAGGGCGACACCGCGGCCGCGCTGGGCATCATCGACGCCGCGCTGGCGGCGGAGACTGATCCAGCCATCGTGGAAGACCTGCTGCGCCGTCGCGCCGTCGTCCATTCCGAGGCCGGGCAAGCGAAGGAGGCGGGAGAAGCCTGGGCGCGGCTTGCCGCGAAGCTTGCCGAACGTCTGAAGGACAAGGCACCCGAACTCATCCCGGTCTGGGAGAAGGCGGGGGCCGAGTTCGAGAAGGCCGGCGAGACCGGCCCGGCGGTCGATGCCTATGCCCGGGCGCTGGCCATCGTCGAATCCGCCGGCCTCGATCCGTCCGTGGCGGCGGAGACCTATGCGAAGCTCGACAAGCTGGCCGAGAACGCGCCCGACGGTCTCGTGGCCGACCAGGCGATCGATGCGCTCGAAGCCTTCGCGGATTATCGCCAGGACTTCGCCGACAAGGCCGCCGGCGGCCTGCGCGACACCTCCGATCCCGACAAGGGCTACAAGGAGGTCAAGATCTACTATGCGACCGACCGCGCCCGTTCGGGCAGCGAACTGCCGGGCGAGTTCTACGGCGGCCAGCGCGGCACGGCGCTGGAACTCGGCACCGCGGTCGTCTCCATTCCGCTCGACCATCGCCCGGGCCAGATCGAGGCGCCGTCGATCTGGAGCTTCGACTTCCGCGAAGACCCGCAGCGCCATATCGTCCTCGCCAGCGTCACGCCGTCAGCAAATGAAGCGGTGTTCGCGCAGATGCGCGAGCAGATGGCGAAAACACCCGCCAAGGAGGCATTCGTCTTCGTCCACGGCTTCAACGTGCCGTTCAACGAGGCCGCGATGCGCACCGCGCAGATGGCCTACGACATGAACTTCGAAGGCCTGCCGATCCTCTATTCCTGGCCGTCGCGCGGCTCGGTGCTGAGCTACATCGCCGACACGGCCGTGGTGAACCTGTCCGGCCGCCGCCTCTCGCTCTTCCTGGAGGATGTGGTGGCGAAGTCGGGCGCGACGCGCATCCACCTCATCGCCCATTCGATGGGCAACCGCGCGCTGACCGACGCGCTGGAACTCTTCGCCCTGCGCAACAAGGACAAGCCGCCGGCGTTCGACCAGGTTCTGTTCACCGCGCCCGACCTCGACGCCGGCCTGTTCGGCGAGATGGTCAAGACCATCCGGCCGACCGCGCAGCGCATCACGCTCTACGCCTCCAATCGCGACTGGGCACTCGCCGTCTCGCGCCAGCTGCATGGCGACGCGCCGCGCGCCGGGCAGGGCGGCAACGACATCCTGCGCCTGGCGGACGTGGATTCGATCGACATGACGACGATCGGCGAGGACATGCTGGCGCACAGCTACTACGCCAACAATCCCTCGGCGCTCACCGATATCCTGTCGCTGTTCTGGCGCGACGCGCCGCCCGAGCAGCGCTGCGGCATGACCAAGTCGACCACGGACAAGGGCGCCTACTGGGCCTATTCGCCCGAGCCCTGCGACAGCGCCGCACTCCTCTCAACCTTGTCGATCCTGCGGCGAGGCAGCGTCAAGAGCGCCAACGAGGCGCGCACCTTCCTCAACTCCTATATCCTCTCGCCGACGATCGACGCCGGCGAGCGCTCCCGGCTGGAGCAGGCGCTGGGACGGCTGTTCGGAAAGTCGTAG
- a CDS encoding glutathione binding-like protein gives MTDLSAFPIAKRWPAKNPEVLQLYSFPTPNGVKVSIALEEIGLPYEAHAVNIMKNETWGPEFLSLNPNGKIPAIIDPNGPGGKPIGLFESGAILLYLADKTGKLIPADPAARWETIEWVFFQMAAIGPMFGQVGFFHKFAGKDYEDKRPLKRYADESIRLLGVLDARLAGRTWLMGDEYTIADVAHLGWVRNLVGFYEAGDLVGFSNFRNVQAWLDRGVARPAVQRGLDIPARG, from the coding sequence ATGACAGATCTTTCCGCCTTTCCGATCGCCAAGCGCTGGCCGGCCAAGAACCCGGAAGTGCTGCAGCTTTATTCCTTTCCCACGCCGAACGGCGTGAAAGTGTCGATCGCGCTGGAGGAGATCGGCCTCCCCTACGAGGCGCATGCAGTCAACATCATGAAGAACGAGACCTGGGGCCCGGAATTCCTGTCGCTCAACCCCAACGGCAAGATCCCAGCGATCATCGACCCCAACGGCCCGGGCGGCAAGCCGATCGGCCTGTTCGAATCCGGTGCGATCCTGCTCTATCTCGCCGACAAGACCGGCAAGCTGATCCCTGCCGACCCGGCCGCCCGCTGGGAGACGATCGAATGGGTATTCTTCCAGATGGCCGCGATCGGGCCGATGTTCGGCCAGGTCGGCTTCTTCCACAAGTTCGCCGGCAAGGACTACGAGGACAAGCGCCCGCTCAAGCGCTACGCGGACGAATCGATCCGCTTGCTCGGCGTCCTCGATGCGCGACTTGCCGGCCGCACCTGGCTGATGGGCGACGAATACACGATCGCCGACGTGGCGCATCTCGGCTGGGTGCGCAACCTTGTCGGCTTCTACGAGGCAGGCGACCTCGTCGGCTTCTCCAATTTCAGGAATGTGCAGGCCTGGCTCGACCGCGGCGTGGCGCGGCCGGCGGTGCAGAGGGGGTTGGACATTCCGGCGAGGGGGTGA
- a CDS encoding beta-ketoacyl synthase, protein MSRPRIVITGLGGLCSLGTDTEAIWNAMQAGRGGIGPLETIPLHDLKIRTGGEIKQLPAHDIDRKRLVTMDRFSLLAVLAAGQALSQAGLSVEPESSDRTGAVVGTGICGWEAIEENYRSVLLDGKTRAGIFTVPRVMPGAPAGQVSIQYGLHGPVFGVSSACSSSNHAFATAADQIRLGRADVMLAGGTDAPMVWGILKAWEALRILSPDTCRPFSADRQGLVLGEGAGMAVLESYDHAMARGATILAEFAGSGMSADAADIVAPTVEGPAAAIRACLADAGLAPDEIDYINAHGTGTKANDEIETTAIRRVFGAHADRLSVSSTKSMHAHCLGASGALEMIACVMAIRDGVVPPTIGYREADPACDLDVTPNVARQRPVRAAISNAFAFGGTNSVIALRAA, encoded by the coding sequence ATGAGCCGCCCCCGCATCGTCATCACCGGCTTGGGCGGGCTCTGCTCGCTAGGCACGGACACCGAAGCCATCTGGAACGCCATGCAGGCCGGCCGCGGCGGCATCGGGCCGCTGGAGACGATTCCGCTGCATGACCTCAAGATCCGCACCGGCGGCGAGATCAAGCAGCTTCCCGCGCACGACATCGACCGCAAGCGGCTGGTGACAATGGACCGCTTCTCGCTGCTCGCGGTGCTCGCCGCCGGCCAGGCACTGTCGCAGGCGGGGCTGAGCGTCGAGCCCGAAAGCTCAGACCGGACCGGGGCCGTGGTCGGCACCGGCATCTGCGGCTGGGAGGCGATCGAGGAGAACTATCGCAGTGTGCTGCTCGACGGAAAGACCCGCGCCGGCATCTTCACCGTGCCGCGGGTGATGCCGGGCGCGCCGGCGGGACAGGTCAGCATCCAGTACGGGCTGCACGGGCCGGTCTTCGGCGTCAGCTCGGCGTGCTCGTCCTCCAACCATGCCTTCGCGACGGCGGCGGACCAGATCCGGCTCGGACGCGCCGACGTGATGCTGGCCGGCGGCACCGATGCGCCGATGGTCTGGGGCATACTCAAGGCGTGGGAGGCGCTGCGCATCCTGTCGCCGGACACCTGCCGCCCGTTCTCGGCCGACCGCCAGGGCCTCGTGCTCGGCGAGGGCGCCGGCATGGCGGTGCTGGAGAGCTACGACCATGCGATGGCACGGGGTGCCACCATCCTGGCAGAATTCGCCGGCTCGGGCATGTCGGCCGATGCCGCCGACATCGTCGCGCCGACCGTCGAGGGCCCGGCGGCGGCCATCCGCGCCTGCCTTGCGGATGCGGGGCTTGCACCGGATGAGATCGACTACATCAACGCGCACGGCACCGGCACCAAGGCAAACGACGAGATCGAGACAACGGCGATCCGCCGCGTCTTCGGCGCGCATGCCGACCGCCTCTCCGTCTCCTCGACGAAATCGATGCACGCCCACTGCCTCGGTGCCTCGGGCGCGCTGGAGATGATCGCCTGCGTCATGGCGATCCGCGACGGCGTGGTGCCGCCGACCATCGGCTATCGCGAGGCCGATCCCGCCTGCGATCTCGACGTGACGCCCAACGTTGCGCGGCAGAGGCCCGTTCGCGCGGCGATCAGCAACGCCTTCGCCTTCGGCGGCACGAATTCGGTCATCGCCTTGCGCGCCGCCTGA
- a CDS encoding acyl carrier protein, which translates to MSDPLAAETIELIKAHAGPDAGEITTETELDTLGIHSLELTEIIFDLEERHAIEIEMNTVDAWNNLKTIGDIVAAVRTLIDKKG; encoded by the coding sequence ATGTCTGACCCGCTCGCCGCGGAAACAATCGAGCTGATCAAGGCGCATGCCGGTCCCGACGCCGGGGAGATCACGACGGAAACCGAACTCGACACGCTGGGCATCCATTCGCTCGAGCTTACGGAGATCATCTTCGACCTCGAGGAGAGGCACGCGATCGAGATCGAGATGAACACGGTCGACGCCTGGAACAACCTGAAGACGATCGGCGACATCGTCGCCGCGGTCCGAACGCTGATCGACAAAAAAGGCTGA
- a CDS encoding urease accessory protein UreD: MQRVQATGQLAVAAHGGRTRLERLFQQGAAKIRMPVTAAGPLEAILINTAGGMTGGDRLEWEIGVGADAAAVVTTQACEKAYRSAGGVAHIRTSARVAAGGHLAWLPQETILYDRSALHRRLDVDLAPSATALIVESVIFGRRAMGEVVTTAQFRDVWRIRSGGRLVHADAIAFDGDVAGQLSHAAVAGGGTAFATVLLIAPDAEERLDQARKIVGEAGGVSFWSLRGDAQAANGKLLARLVASDGYDLRRRLVPLLGLLNAQAALPKVWST; the protein is encoded by the coding sequence ATGCAGCGCGTGCAGGCGACGGGGCAGCTCGCCGTCGCCGCGCATGGCGGCCGCACGCGCCTGGAGCGGCTGTTCCAGCAGGGGGCGGCCAAGATCAGGATGCCCGTGACGGCGGCCGGCCCGCTCGAGGCGATCCTGATCAACACCGCCGGCGGCATGACGGGCGGCGACCGGCTCGAATGGGAGATCGGGGTCGGCGCTGATGCCGCGGCCGTCGTGACCACGCAGGCCTGCGAGAAGGCCTACCGCTCGGCCGGCGGCGTCGCGCATATCCGGACCTCCGCACGCGTGGCGGCGGGCGGGCATCTCGCCTGGCTGCCGCAGGAGACGATCCTCTACGACCGCTCCGCGCTGCATCGCCGGCTGGATGTCGACCTCGCGCCGAGCGCAACGGCCCTCATCGTCGAATCCGTCATCTTCGGCCGCCGCGCGATGGGCGAGGTGGTGACGACCGCGCAGTTCCGCGATGTCTGGCGCATCCGCTCCGGCGGCCGCCTCGTCCATGCCGACGCGATCGCGTTCGACGGCGATGTTGCCGGCCAGTTGTCCCACGCTGCGGTCGCGGGGGGCGGCACCGCTTTCGCCACCGTGCTGCTGATTGCGCCCGACGCGGAAGAGCGCCTCGACCAGGCGCGGAAGATCGTCGGCGAGGCGGGCGGGGTGAGTTTCTGGTCGCTGCGCGGCGATGCGCAGGCGGCGAATGGCAAGCTTCTTGCGAGGCTCGTCGCAAGCGATGGCTACGACTTGAGGCGGCGGCTGGTTCCCTTGCTGGGCCTGCTCAACGCGCAGGCAGCTTTGCCTAAAGTCTGGTCAACATAG
- a CDS encoding urease subunit gamma, with the protein MNLTPREKDKLLVAMAAIVARKRLERGVKLNHPEAIALITDFVVEGARDGRSVADLMQAGAHVLTRDQVMDGVASMIHDIQVEATFPDGTKLVTVHEPIR; encoded by the coding sequence ATGAATCTGACACCACGGGAAAAGGACAAGCTGCTGGTCGCCATGGCGGCGATCGTCGCGCGCAAGCGGCTGGAGCGCGGCGTGAAGCTGAACCACCCGGAGGCCATCGCCCTGATTACCGATTTCGTCGTGGAAGGCGCGCGCGACGGCCGCTCGGTCGCCGATCTGATGCAGGCGGGCGCCCATGTCCTCACCCGCGACCAGGTGATGGACGGCGTCGCCTCGATGATCCACGACATCCAGGTCGAGGCGACGTTCCCGGACGGCACCAAGCTCGTCACCGTGCACGAGCCGATCCGGTAG